Within the Plasmodium relictum strain SGS1 genome assembly, chromosome: 12 genome, the region ATTACTAGATATTctcatatttttcattatactCTTCCCTTTTCTACTAGAATCGCTACTACAATtagaaattttttcatattcattttcatttttttttttttcttcttcttctacttcatatttgtttaaaaaagaattacttacacgtttattatctttatctatttcaaaatatttatttataaaattattataagtgacattattaattttgtgttgtatcatatttttatataaagctGTTTTGTAATTGTTATTactactattatttttttcattttctaatatatcctttttatttaatttatcttcTAAATATTCATTgaagtaaaattttataatctttctatatatttttccataatttttttttgtgtaaaTTTCTATGttcttataataaatattttcaacATCATTGTATAATATCCGTTTTACCAAGATAAGAAAAGCATTTCTTTGGAATgtgtattttaaatttaaaaacttATAATCCTTTGTtatgttaaaatatttctctatatatgttttaataatatttatcaactcctttttaaatatattttttaaactaaaaaaaaaaaaaacacaaaaaatttcaagaaatcattttaaaaaaaatgataaataaaaattaaaattgtaatacagttataaaaaaagaaataaaaaattataatatattttaaaagaaatataaaaatatatacatataccttataataataatatcttCATTTTGTGTAAAATCTAGGTTTTTCACCAAATTTATAGGTTCTTCACACAAATGTAAATCAAAAACATAAAAGCAAGTAGGATATTTCATATATTCATTcatcttttttcatttgttcCTAATTACTTTTACATATTATACAATTTtacaatttaatttttaaaaaatgcttaaatttttttttttttataaagtacTTTATGAGTACAAATATAAAGggtaaattatatataagaactaatcaaaatataaagtattattaaaaatgtatataaaataatttttttttttaaattaaaaaattattatgtgttaatgtaaataataaaaatagatattattttcattttattttatttttaattctcaCACGtctattctttttttttaaaaaatgttttttcaaaatgtttgtaaaaaaaaaaaataaataataaaattataaacagATAATTGACAAATTATAAACAAAATTCAATATACTTTACATatgattttttaatgattattaaatattagtaagtttcttttaatttttagtttatATACTTGAAATGTTTGATTTATTCAATGATGAAATTTGcaaattttttccttttgaTCCTTATGAagtacaaaataaaaaagaataacaaaataaaaatatatttttaaataatatttgaCAAATTTAATACATGAAcagtttttataaatataagttgcataataaataataactccacatatatatatatatatttcttttattctatgatatatatattttccttttttttgttttcactAAAAATTTACTTTAGATACAATTAGATTTTATGagaattttttatgaaatattaaaaaattctaatataaaaataaatgaaaatgtgAAGTTAGTATATGATGTTATTaaacaaaatgaaaatttacaaattatgttaaaaaatgaaaaaaatataagcataaatatatgtaatgaTAACAACACAATAACAAATGAACTTAATGAAACTttagaaaaagataataactCTTATGAACATATTATTTGTGAAATGAAAACAGGATCAGGAAAATCACTCACTTTGTTAACTTCAGTTATATATTggtaaaataataaaattgaaaataaatttaaagtataaaattaaaaattattaaaatatttagcAAAACACAAGGAAGTTCATAAAATGAATGCATCTacgtatatatttatatatataaaataaaaaattattacataacataaaatttattatattttattattttattttaaggTTTTTCAAACAtaaatttgatttatttcttataaaagaaagaatagaattaaaaaaaaacggtgcaaacaaatatatatttttttaaatgttattattctttttagaTTTAatcttattaattttttttattataatatttttgttttttcatttttgctCAGAACCAGAATGGATAAAAGAAAGTGTTATAGAAAAGTTAATAGAAAAGTATATACACATTtcagaaatagaaaaaaaaaaaaaagatatagacataaatattttaaataaatatttttctttttcatgcGATAAAATAACTTTGCgtaaaaatataactatagaaaaaaaagaagttcaattagaaaaaagtgaattcaatgaaaattttatattagaaGACAAaggtatatttaaaaaaaaaaaaaagaaattgaattaaaaataacataaattatatcatttataattaaaactaTATTCTAACTATATTTAATGTTGTAGAAAagctaaaaatttttttttgcttttttttttttttttctagatAGTGATATCATGAGCGATTATTCTATTGAAGAAGTGAGTAAAAAAcaggtaaaaaaaaaaaaaaaggtagaTTTTTTTACCTTTTGAAATTTAATGTGTAGAATACTTAAtaacataattttaattttttattttaatataactaGTTtacatgtttttttttattttcagaTTTTTATATGTAGTAGAACACAATCACAATTAAATCAATATTTCtgtgaattaaaaaaaatagagaacaaaataaaaaatgaaatttttataaatatgattATAATTGGAAGTAGAAAACATTTATGCATAAATGAagtaaataagaaaaaaaaaaaagaaaaaataataataaataaaataaattaataatataaaataatagaaataccTTTTTAgtttatacatttatatgcatttgtatataaatacttttttgaaattttattttttttcagaattttttgagaaaatataaaaatgtaaatgagTTAAATGATTGTTGTAGAAGCAGCCAttgtaaatataaagaaatttttaacGAAAAAATGgtacaaattaaaaaaaaaaaaaaaaaaaagaaaaaaattttttacgaTTCTTCATCAAGTAGTGATAATCTAGAATGTGAAGAAGAcggaaaaataaataattataatttagtAACAAAGttaataaatacaaaaaatgtaaatatgaATCAAATAAGagatatatgtaaaaatgaaaaaatagaaatatgcCCTTATTACTTGagtaaagaaaatataaagaatgcAGATATCGTTTTATTaccatatatatgtatattaaatgaaaacattagaaataatttaaaaataaatataaaagataatattGTAATTTTTGATGAATCACAAAATATtgtagaaaatataaataactgTAATTCTACTTTTATTGAAAATCATCATAttcttttttgtaaattaattttaaaagaatatattaaaaaatataaaaatgttttaaataataataatattattatgattAAGCAAATTACAATTTATTGTGATTTACTTTTAGACTCATTCATATCAATTGATGAGAACATTATGAATATAAGTAAATTTACCATTTTATCTAAAATAGACGCATTAAACTTAAATAACAtctctaattttttaaacaattctcttttttgtagaaaaattaaaattttcggGGAGTCTTATATAAgcaaaaatttcaaaaattacaaaaataatagtattattaaaacatcttcaatttatttattaagcGAATTTAcgaataaattaattaaatcaaaCAAATATGActacatatatttaaataaaaatgataatgacATTGAATACAGTGATACAGTAAGTGCAAATGAACATTTAggaaaaaatgaaacattTGAAAATATGGATattaaaatacataaaatagaaaattttgataataaaaaaagaaataaattaaatgaaatgtATGAAGtagatacaaaaaaaaaaaagaaaaaaaaagaaatgaataacgataataatgaaaaagaagaattagTTTTAAAAGGTGAATCGTTTGACATTTTTCAGAAGTTTTTTGAAGAGTTACTTATAGTtagaaataaagaattatttagaaaaatagaaataataagTGTTAGCTCATGTAATAATTTCCAACTCGTAACTAAAAATTGCAGTAATGTAATTTTAATTGGAGGAACGTTATATCCATTAGAAGagtttttgttattatttttaaatgaaaaaaaaaagaaaataaaagtattttcTTCTGATTACATTTTTAAAGAAGAAAACATTTTTTCAAGAATAATAAGTACGAATTTAATTACATATGAACCTATTGATAATACGTTTAAAAATAGATTTAACAAAAggcatttattaaatttatcaatacaaatatatattttaacattACACGTTAATTATggtaatattattttttttccttcctataattttttaaatacttttattcattttttaaataaagaaggaaattatgtattaaataaaatgaaaaaaaaaaagtatgttttttttgaaaaaaaaaatgataataacgTTTTAAATGATTACATAGAAAATATCGTAAAAATAAAGCAGCAAgatgaaaaattaagaattaAAAATGGATGCATTCTATTTTGTGTAATGAATGCAAAATTAAGTGAGGgaataaattttcataatgAATTTTGTAGAAACATATTAATTATAggtattcctttttttaaatatgaaagaaataatgaatctaataaatttatattagataaaaactcccttattttaaattattataaaacttATTCAAAAGAGATAATGAGTGATGGAGACAATTCTAATAAAGATTCAAATACAAATACCATT harbors:
- a CDS encoding DEAD box helicase, putative produces the protein MFDLFNDEICKFFPFDPYEIQLDFMRIFYEILKNSNIKINENVKLVYDVIKQNENLQIMLKNEKNISINICNDNNTITNELNETLEKDNNSYEHIICEMKTGSGKSLTLLTSVIYWFFKHKFDLFLIKERIELKKNEPEWIKESVIEKLIEKYIHISEIEKKKKDIDINILNKYFSFSCDKITLRKNITIEKKEVQLEKSEFNENFILEDKDSDIMSDYSIEEVSKKQIFICSRTQSQLNQYFCELKKIENKIKNEIFINMIIIGSRKHLCINENFLRKYKNVNELNDCCRSSHCKYKEIFNEKMVQIKKKKKKKKKIFYDSSSSSDNLECEEDGKINNYNLVTKLINTKNVNMNQIRDICKNEKIEICPYYLSKENIKNADIVLLPYICILNENIRNNLKINIKDNIVIFDESQNIVENINNCNSTFIENHHILFCKLILKEYIKKYKNVLNNNNIIMIKQITIYCDLLLDSFISIDENIMNISKFTILSKIDALNLNNISNFLNNSLFCRKIKIFGESYISKNFKNYKNNSIIKTSSIYLLSEFTNKLIKSNKYDYIYLNKNDNDIEYSDTVSANEHLGKNETFENMDIKIHKIENFDNKKRNKLNEMYEVDTKKKKKKKEMNNDNNEKEELVLKGESFDIFQKFFEELLIVRNKELFRKIEIISVSSCNNFQLVTKNCSNVILIGGTLYPLEEFLLLFLNEKKKKIKVFSSDYIFKEENIFSRIISTNLITYEPIDNTFKNRFNKRHLLNLSIQIYILTLHVNYGNIIFFPSYNFLNTFIHFLNKEGNYVLNKMKKKKYVFFEKKNDNNVLNDYIENIVKIKQQDEKLRIKNGCILFCVMNAKLSEGINFHNEFCRNILIIGIPFFKYERNNESNKFILDKNSLILNYYKTYSKEIMSDGDNSNKDSNTNTILMSEDIYKMCNTYQLKYAMKIINQCIGRSLRHIKDFSSFFFLDYRFTKKEIYDNFPSFIKTHLNNIRNISVDEKKENFLKVEENFYEIFLDFKNYYNKSLSSLQFEEFNKIHLNNFISDLYYLYEFHEKMKNI